The Exiguobacterium acetylicum genome includes a window with the following:
- a CDS encoding MarR family winged helix-turn-helix transcriptional regulator encodes MPQERDLLTYRLEEQMRVILRTLRRELNRLFEGTATRSEFFILRSLSENGPQRPTLLAEQFELATSQVTALTDKLYKQGYVTRTRSTEDRRSIVLALTDDGERAFRDLEIVRRNYLQDRFGTLTEEELETMIRVFDKILLTMDEDSLTSSS; translated from the coding sequence ATGCCACAGGAACGTGATTTGCTAACTTATCGACTCGAAGAACAAATGCGTGTTATTCTTCGTACCCTGCGACGTGAACTTAACCGACTCTTTGAAGGAACGGCGACCCGGAGTGAATTTTTCATCTTACGGAGCCTTTCAGAAAATGGTCCTCAGCGCCCGACGCTTCTTGCGGAACAATTTGAGCTCGCGACGAGTCAAGTCACTGCTTTAACGGATAAGTTGTATAAACAAGGATACGTCACACGGACGCGTTCGACGGAAGATCGTCGTTCCATCGTCCTCGCTTTGACAGATGACGGAGAACGTGCATTTCGGGATCTCGAAATCGTCCGCAGAAACTATTTACAAGATCGCTTCGGGACATTAACGGAAGAAGAACTCGAAACGATGATTCGTGTCTTTGATAAAATTTTATTGACGATGGATGAGGATTCTCTTACTTCATCTTCTTAA